Proteins encoded by one window of Elaeis guineensis isolate ETL-2024a chromosome 12, EG11, whole genome shotgun sequence:
- the LOC140852873 gene encoding mediator of RNA polymerase II transcription subunit 15a-like isoform X1 translates to MGYLFPSVPRSQAVGSSPMEGNSWRPAHGEPSATDAAAGDWRSQLQHDARLRIINKIMDTLKRHLPISVPEGLDELQKIAVRFEEKIYSRATSQSDYLRQISLKMLAMETKTQHTPPINLSMPNTTVLNQNATDPGKCFEPFLQVKYHLVLHHVHSFLTFETAN, encoded by the exons ATGGGCTACCTCTTTCCCTCTGTGCCCCGCTCTCAAGCTGTAGGATCGTCGCCGATGGAGGGGAACAGCTGGAGGCCCGCCCATGGGGAGCCTTCCGCCACTGACGCCGCCGCCGGCGACTGGCGGAGCCAGCTGCAGCATGATGCGCGGCTGAGGATCATCAATAAAAT AATGGACACGTTAAAGAGACACTTGCCTATTTCTGTGCCGGAAGGCTTAGATGAACTTCAGAAAATTGCTGTACGATTTGAAGAGAAGATATATAGTAGAGCTACAAGCCAG TCTGATTATCTGAGACAAATTTCTCTGAAAATGCTTGCAATGGAGACAAAGACTCAACATACTCCTCCAATTAACCTTTCAATGCCAAACACTACCGTTCTGAATCAAAATGCTACAGACCCAG GTAAATGTTTTGAGCCTTTTCTACAAGTGAAGTATCATTTGGTGTTGCACCATGTGCATTCTTTCCTTACCTTTG AAACGGCGAACTGA
- the LOC140852873 gene encoding mediator of RNA polymerase II transcription subunit 15a-like isoform X4 encodes MGYLFPSVPRSQAVGSSPMEGNSWRPAHGEPSATDAAAGDWRSQLQHDARLRIINKIMDTLKRHLPISVPEGLDELQKIAVRFEEKIYSRATSQSDYLRQISLKMLAMETKTQHTPPINLSMPNTTVLNQNATDPDE; translated from the exons ATGGGCTACCTCTTTCCCTCTGTGCCCCGCTCTCAAGCTGTAGGATCGTCGCCGATGGAGGGGAACAGCTGGAGGCCCGCCCATGGGGAGCCTTCCGCCACTGACGCCGCCGCCGGCGACTGGCGGAGCCAGCTGCAGCATGATGCGCGGCTGAGGATCATCAATAAAAT AATGGACACGTTAAAGAGACACTTGCCTATTTCTGTGCCGGAAGGCTTAGATGAACTTCAGAAAATTGCTGTACGATTTGAAGAGAAGATATATAGTAGAGCTACAAGCCAG TCTGATTATCTGAGACAAATTTCTCTGAAAATGCTTGCAATGGAGACAAAGACTCAACATACTCCTCCAATTAACCTTTCAATGCCAAACACTACCGTTCTGAATCAAAATGCTACAGACCCAG
- the LOC140852873 gene encoding mediator of RNA polymerase II transcription subunit 15a-like isoform X3, with translation MGYLFPSVPRSQAVGSSPMEGNSWRPAHGEPSATDAAAGDWRSQLQHDARLRIINKIMDTLKRHLPISVPEGLDELQKIAVRFEEKIYSRATSQSDYLRQISLKMLAMETKTQHTPPINLSMPNTTVLNQNATDPETAN, from the exons ATGGGCTACCTCTTTCCCTCTGTGCCCCGCTCTCAAGCTGTAGGATCGTCGCCGATGGAGGGGAACAGCTGGAGGCCCGCCCATGGGGAGCCTTCCGCCACTGACGCCGCCGCCGGCGACTGGCGGAGCCAGCTGCAGCATGATGCGCGGCTGAGGATCATCAATAAAAT AATGGACACGTTAAAGAGACACTTGCCTATTTCTGTGCCGGAAGGCTTAGATGAACTTCAGAAAATTGCTGTACGATTTGAAGAGAAGATATATAGTAGAGCTACAAGCCAG TCTGATTATCTGAGACAAATTTCTCTGAAAATGCTTGCAATGGAGACAAAGACTCAACATACTCCTCCAATTAACCTTTCAATGCCAAACACTACCGTTCTGAATCAAAATGCTACAGACCCAG AAACGGCGAACTGA
- the LOC140852873 gene encoding mediator of RNA polymerase II transcription subunit 15a-like isoform X2: protein MGYLFPSVPRSQAVGSSPMEGNSWRPAHGEPSATDAAAGDWRSQLQHDARLRIINKIMDTLKRHLPISVPEGLDELQKIAVRFEEKIYSRATSQSDYLRQISLKMLAMETKTQHTPPINLSMPNTTVLNQNATDPVDMKQVNVLSLFYK from the exons ATGGGCTACCTCTTTCCCTCTGTGCCCCGCTCTCAAGCTGTAGGATCGTCGCCGATGGAGGGGAACAGCTGGAGGCCCGCCCATGGGGAGCCTTCCGCCACTGACGCCGCCGCCGGCGACTGGCGGAGCCAGCTGCAGCATGATGCGCGGCTGAGGATCATCAATAAAAT AATGGACACGTTAAAGAGACACTTGCCTATTTCTGTGCCGGAAGGCTTAGATGAACTTCAGAAAATTGCTGTACGATTTGAAGAGAAGATATATAGTAGAGCTACAAGCCAG TCTGATTATCTGAGACAAATTTCTCTGAAAATGCTTGCAATGGAGACAAAGACTCAACATACTCCTCCAATTAACCTTTCAATGCCAAACACTACCGTTCTGAATCAAAATGCTACAGACCCAG ttGACATGAAGCAGGTAAATGTTTTGAGCCTTTTCTACAAGTGA